In Polaribacter sp. Hel_I_88, the following proteins share a genomic window:
- a CDS encoding phosphatidylcholine/phosphatidylserine synthase gives MMIKKHIPNLLTLGNLFCGTLATVFAVEGKFTEVALFVVIGIFFDFLDGFVARLLKVSGDLGTQLDSLADMVTSGVVPGIVMFKLIDINNSQSILSFDYHTDEMSTVSIYENTFLLIFIGFLLTLGACYRLAKFNLDTRQTDSFIGLPTPAMCLFVISLPLIQEYSEVEFAQNLISNNYFLIAITLVLTYLMNAELPLFSLKFKDASFKKNWIIYLFLLISLALILLINYLSIPIIITLYVVLSIFKNLTPKI, from the coding sequence ATGATGATTAAAAAACATATTCCTAATTTATTAACGCTTGGAAATCTTTTTTGCGGAACTTTAGCTACTGTTTTTGCTGTTGAAGGAAAATTTACTGAAGTTGCTTTATTTGTAGTGATAGGAATTTTCTTTGACTTTTTAGATGGTTTTGTTGCGCGCTTATTAAAGGTTTCTGGAGATTTAGGCACACAGTTAGATTCTTTGGCTGATATGGTTACAAGTGGTGTTGTTCCAGGTATTGTAATGTTCAAATTGATTGATATAAATAATTCTCAATCAATTCTGTCTTTTGATTATCATACAGATGAAATGTCTACTGTTTCTATTTATGAAAATACTTTTCTTTTAATTTTTATAGGTTTTTTGTTAACCTTAGGAGCTTGTTACAGATTAGCAAAATTTAATTTAGATACAAGACAAACTGATTCCTTTATTGGTTTGCCAACACCAGCAATGTGTTTATTTGTAATTTCTTTGCCCTTAATACAAGAGTATTCTGAAGTAGAATTTGCTCAGAATTTAATCAGCAATAATTATTTTTTGATTGCAATCACTTTAGTTTTAACTTATTTAATGAATGCAGAATTGCCTTTGTTTTCTTTAAAATTTAAAGATGCTTCTTTTAAGAAAAATTGGATTATTTATTTATTTTTACTAATATCATTAGCGTTAATTTTGTTAATTAACTACTTATCGATTCCTATAATTATTACCTTGTATGTAGTTTTATCAATATTTAAAAATTTAACCCCCAAAATTTAA
- a CDS encoding ATP-binding protein → MKPADIPENEEERLKLLDSYKILDTLPEEDYDAIAKIASSICNTPIGLISLIDKERQWFKSHHGINATETPRNLAFCAHSILNPDELFIVNDATKDDRFFDNPLTTEKPNVVFYAGAPLNTTEGHALGTLCVIDNKPNSLNDSQKESLKLLANQIVGLLELRKKNEELKAVNNKVTQLNEQLNTFAFRLTHDLKSPISGVNFLLNVLKEDHSNLFENTAAENYISLITNRMGYMSSLIDEILEYSRVNTENIVYEDFNLGTILKSILNNIDFDDKIALNSKDLDIQINSSKIGFVQIFQNLISNSRKFSNKEKVFIEVDFKKDKQFYNFIYRDNGPGVEEHYWEKVFNMFETLENGNNENTGIGLATVKSIIERLGGKIFLQNREDGKEGVCFHFYISKKDVLDSK, encoded by the coding sequence ATGAAACCTGCAGATATTCCTGAAAATGAAGAGGAAAGATTAAAGCTTTTAGATTCCTACAAAATTCTAGATACTTTACCAGAAGAGGATTATGATGCCATTGCCAAAATAGCTTCAAGTATTTGCAATACTCCAATTGGCTTAATTTCTTTAATTGACAAGGAAAGACAATGGTTTAAATCTCATCATGGCATCAACGCAACAGAAACTCCAAGGAATCTTGCTTTTTGTGCTCATAGTATTTTAAATCCAGATGAATTATTTATCGTTAACGATGCTACAAAAGACGATCGTTTTTTTGATAATCCATTAACCACAGAAAAACCAAATGTTGTTTTTTATGCTGGTGCACCTTTAAATACAACAGAAGGGCATGCTCTAGGAACGCTTTGTGTGATTGATAATAAACCTAACAGTCTTAATGATTCTCAAAAGGAATCTTTAAAATTATTAGCCAATCAAATAGTGGGCTTGTTAGAATTAAGAAAAAAAAATGAAGAACTTAAAGCAGTAAATAATAAGGTAACCCAATTAAATGAACAGTTAAATACATTTGCATTTAGATTGACGCACGACTTAAAATCGCCAATAAGTGGAGTTAATTTTTTATTGAATGTTTTAAAAGAAGATCACAGTAATTTATTTGAAAATACAGCAGCAGAAAATTATATTAGCTTAATAACCAATAGAATGGGCTATATGAGCTCTTTAATTGATGAAATTTTAGAGTATTCAAGAGTAAACACAGAAAACATTGTTTATGAGGATTTTAATTTGGGAACAATTTTAAAAAGTATTTTAAATAATATAGATTTTGATGATAAAATAGCTTTAAACTCTAAAGATTTAGACATACAAATTAATAGTTCAAAAATCGGTTTTGTTCAAATTTTCCAGAATTTAATTTCAAATTCAAGAAAATTTTCTAATAAAGAAAAGGTTTTTATTGAGGTTGATTTTAAAAAGGACAAACAATTTTACAACTTTATTTATAGAGATAATGGTCCTGGTGTTGAAGAACATTATTGGGAGAAAGTTTTTAATATGTTTGAAACATTAGAAAACGGAAATAATGAAAATACAGGAATTGGATTGGCCACTGTTAAATCGATTATCGAAAGATTAGGAGGTAAAATATTTTTACAAAATAGAGAAGATGGAAAAGAAGGGGTTTGCTTTCATTTCTATATTTCTAAAAAAGATGTTTTAGATTCAAAATAA
- a CDS encoding VOC family protein has product MFKSIRSFIGAKDFEQSSNFYKDLGFSELRVSDNMSFFKIDDHLGFYLQKAYVKDWVDNSMLFLEVEDIEAYLSEIKNKNLTEKYKNVKLSAIVENDWGREFFLHDPSGILWHIGCFY; this is encoded by the coding sequence ATGTTTAAATCTATAAGAAGTTTTATCGGCGCAAAGGATTTTGAACAATCAAGTAATTTCTATAAAGATTTAGGTTTTTCCGAACTTCGCGTATCAGATAACATGTCTTTCTTTAAGATAGATGATCATCTAGGTTTTTATCTCCAAAAAGCGTATGTTAAAGATTGGGTTGATAATTCCATGCTCTTTTTAGAAGTGGAGGACATTGAGGCTTATTTATCAGAAATAAAAAATAAAAATCTTACAGAAAAATACAAGAATGTAAAATTGTCTGCTATTGTAGAGAATGATTGGGGTAGAGAATTCTTTTTACATGATCCTTCAGGAATACTTTGGCATATTGGTTGTTTCTACTAA
- the lptB gene encoding LPS export ABC transporter ATP-binding protein encodes MILRAENIEKIYGSRKVVQGISLEVQQGEIIGLLGPNGAGKTTSFYMIVGMVKPNQGKIFLNDTEITNDAMYKRAQKGIGYLAQEASVFRKLSVEDNIMSVLQFTGLSKKEQKIKLESLIEEFNIGHVRKNRGDLLSGGERRRTEIARCLASDPNFILLDEPFAGVDPIAVEDIQSIVAQLKNKNIGILITDHDVQATLAITDKTYLMYNGSILKEGTPEELAADEMVRKVYLGKDFELKKRKFF; translated from the coding sequence ATGATTTTAAGAGCAGAGAATATCGAGAAAATTTACGGTTCTAGAAAAGTAGTTCAAGGTATTTCTTTAGAAGTTCAGCAAGGAGAAATTATTGGACTTTTAGGGCCAAATGGCGCTGGAAAAACAACTTCTTTTTATATGATTGTTGGAATGGTAAAACCTAACCAAGGTAAAATTTTCTTGAATGATACAGAAATTACCAATGATGCCATGTACAAACGTGCACAAAAAGGGATTGGATATTTAGCGCAAGAAGCATCTGTTTTTAGAAAGTTATCTGTGGAAGATAATATAATGTCTGTGTTACAATTTACAGGTTTGTCTAAAAAAGAGCAAAAAATAAAATTAGAGTCTTTAATTGAAGAGTTTAATATTGGTCATGTTCGTAAAAACAGAGGAGATTTATTGTCTGGAGGAGAAAGGCGAAGAACAGAAATTGCTCGTTGTTTAGCTTCTGACCCAAATTTTATTTTGTTAGATGAGCCTTTTGCAGGTGTAGATCCAATTGCTGTGGAAGATATACAAAGTATTGTGGCACAATTAAAAAACAAAAATATTGGTATTTTAATTACGGATCATGATGTACAAGCAACTTTGGCAATTACAGATAAAACCTACTTAATGTACAATGGAAGTATTTTAAAAGAGGGAACTCCAGAAGAATTGGCTGCAGATGAAATGGTAAGAAAAGTATATTTAGGGAAAGATTTCGAATTGAAAAAAAGGAAATTTTTTTAG
- a CDS encoding carboxymuconolactone decarboxylase family protein, with translation MPTNVKEFNEYRAKMNEKILASDNKVIKRIYNLDTNAFQAGHLPTKTKELLGLVASAVLRCDDCIAYHLETAYKNGVSKEEMMETMSIATLVGGTIVIPHLRRAVEFWEALENQKV, from the coding sequence ATGCCAACAAACGTTAAAGAATTTAATGAGTATCGTGCTAAAATGAATGAAAAAATTTTAGCTTCGGATAATAAAGTTATCAAAAGAATTTATAATTTAGATACCAATGCATTTCAAGCAGGTCATCTACCAACAAAAACAAAAGAGCTTTTAGGTTTAGTAGCTTCTGCAGTTTTAAGATGTGATGATTGTATTGCGTATCATTTAGAAACTGCCTATAAAAATGGCGTTTCTAAAGAAGAAATGATGGAAACCATGTCTATTGCAACTTTAGTAGGTGGTACTATCGTAATTCCACATTTAAGAAGAGCTGTTGAGTTTTGGGAAGCACTTGAAAATCAAAAAGTGTAA
- the tatC gene encoding twin-arginine translocase subunit TatC, whose amino-acid sequence MADKQKEMSFLGHLEELRWHLVRSASAVFIFAVVFFIFAKEVYDHFLLAHLEPDFITYQVFCEFFNLFGMDSDFCGTNFNQKKLISIEVTSQLMNSIWSSLILGIVVAFPYLLWELWRFISPGLTEKEISKSRGFIFIASLLFFLGVLFSFYVIAPISINFLYNYQITDSIENTFTIQSHISLVTNMLLGVSILFELPVLIYFLTKIGLITPEFLRKYRKHALVVVLILAAIITPPDVASQIVVAIPILILYEISIKVSQRVIKNQEKNANKR is encoded by the coding sequence ATGGCAGACAAACAAAAAGAAATGTCTTTTTTAGGACATTTAGAAGAATTAAGATGGCATTTGGTAAGAAGTGCGTCAGCAGTTTTTATTTTTGCTGTTGTATTTTTTATTTTTGCGAAAGAAGTTTATGATCATTTTTTACTGGCACATTTAGAGCCAGATTTTATTACCTACCAAGTATTTTGTGAATTTTTCAACTTGTTTGGTATGGATAGTGATTTTTGTGGAACTAATTTTAATCAAAAAAAATTAATTAGTATTGAGGTTACTTCACAGTTAATGAACTCTATTTGGTCTTCATTAATTTTAGGAATAGTAGTTGCTTTTCCTTATTTACTATGGGAACTTTGGCGCTTTATTTCTCCAGGATTAACCGAAAAAGAAATATCAAAATCAAGAGGTTTTATATTTATTGCATCGCTTTTATTCTTTTTGGGCGTTTTATTTAGCTTTTATGTAATTGCGCCAATATCCATCAATTTTTTATACAACTATCAAATTACAGATTCTATTGAAAATACTTTTACAATACAATCTCACATAAGCCTAGTAACTAACATGTTATTAGGGGTTTCAATATTATTTGAATTGCCTGTTTTAATTTATTTTTTAACTAAAATAGGTTTAATAACACCCGAATTTTTAAGAAAGTACAGAAAACATGCTTTGGTTGTAGTGTTAATTTTAGCTGCAATCATTACACCACCAGATGTTGCAAGCCAAATTGTGGTAGCAATTCCTATTCTTATTTTATATGAAATAAGCATAAAAGTATCTCAAAGAGTTATCAAAAATCAAGAAAAGAATGCCAACAAACGTTAA
- a CDS encoding SIS domain-containing protein produces MKNQSSIITNAKNTILAESNAIANLANFINIDFENAVKYIYNFKGRVIITGIGKSANIATKIVATFNSTGTPAVFMHAADAIHGDLGNVLKDDVVICISKSGNTPEIKVLVPLIKNYGNKIIAITGNVDSFLGKNADFTLNTYVEKEACPNNLAPTTSTTAQLVMGDALAVCLLELKGFTSKDFAKYHPGGALGKRLYLRVSDLLEKNELPQVVETDTIAKVIVEISEKRLGVTAVVKDKKVIGIITDGDIRRMLSKTTKIDDFVALDIMGKNPKTIHKDAMAVEALETMENNSISQILAVDDANNYAGVVHLHDLIKEGIF; encoded by the coding sequence TTGAAAAATCAATCTTCAATTATTACAAACGCAAAAAATACAATTTTAGCCGAAAGTAATGCTATTGCTAATTTAGCAAATTTTATTAATATAGATTTTGAAAATGCTGTAAAATATATTTATAATTTTAAAGGAAGAGTTATTATAACAGGAATAGGTAAAAGTGCCAATATTGCTACAAAAATAGTAGCAACTTTTAACTCTACAGGAACTCCAGCTGTTTTTATGCATGCTGCAGATGCCATTCATGGAGATTTAGGAAATGTTTTAAAAGATGATGTAGTTATCTGCATCTCTAAAAGTGGCAACACTCCAGAAATAAAAGTATTAGTTCCGTTGATAAAAAACTACGGAAATAAAATTATTGCCATAACAGGAAATGTAGATTCTTTTTTAGGCAAAAATGCAGATTTTACCTTAAACACCTATGTAGAGAAAGAAGCGTGTCCTAATAACTTAGCACCAACAACAAGCACAACTGCGCAATTGGTAATGGGAGATGCTTTGGCAGTTTGCTTACTAGAATTAAAAGGATTTACAAGCAAGGATTTTGCAAAATATCATCCAGGAGGAGCTTTAGGAAAACGTTTGTATTTAAGAGTCTCTGATTTGCTAGAAAAAAATGAACTACCACAAGTTGTTGAAACAGATACCATAGCAAAAGTAATCGTAGAAATTTCTGAAAAGCGCTTAGGAGTTACAGCTGTTGTAAAAGATAAAAAAGTAATTGGCATTATTACTGATGGTGATATTAGAAGAATGCTAAGTAAAACTACAAAAATAGATGATTTTGTAGCATTAGATATTATGGGTAAAAACCCAAAAACAATTCATAAAGATGCAATGGCTGTTGAGGCTTTAGAAACCATGGAAAATAATAGCATTTCTCAAATTTTAGCTGTAGATGATGCCAATAATTATGCAGGAGTTGTACATTTACATGATTTAATTAAAGAAGGTATTTTTTAA
- a CDS encoding ATP-dependent DNA helicase RecQ, with the protein MDLHSPLKKFFGFNKFKGLQEEVIRSIVNNNNTFVIMPTGGGKSLCYQLPALMAEGTAIVVSPLIALMKNQVDAIRGISEHHGVAHVLNSSLNKTDVAQVKEDIASGITKLLYVAPESLIKEEYVSFLRTQKISFVAIDEAHCISEWGHDFRPEYRNLKHIIKAIDNVPIICLTATATEKVQEDILKTLGITDANRFKASFNRDNLFYEVRPKTEDVQKDIIRFVKQREGKSGIIYCLSRKKVEEIAQVLQVNGVKAVPYHAGLDAKTRVKHQDMFLMEDCDVVVATIAFGMGIDKPDVRFVIHHDIPKSLESYYQETGRAGRDDGEGYCLAFYAYKDIEKLEKFMASKPIAEQEIGHALLQEVVGYAETSMNRRKYLLHYFGEDFDEVNGLGADMDDNSRNPKKKHEAKENVVLLLKVVRDTLQKYKAKEIVNTIIGKENALLTSHKTHLQPYFGIGKDKTAGYWMALIRQVLVVNFIRKEIEQYGVIKLTEEGENFIKNPTSFLMTEDHVYNEENDQAIVTNAKSSGGVADEKLVSLLKNLRKKVATKQGVPPFAVFQDPSLDDMALKYPITLPELATVHGVGEGKARKFGKDFIQLIATYVDENDILRPDDLIVKSTGINSGLKLSIIQNTDKKLPLEDIAKSKGLEMNELIKEMEVIIFSGTKLNIDYALDDLLDEEQQEEIHEYFMEAETDDIEEALSEFDGDYDEDELRLMRIKFFNEVGN; encoded by the coding sequence ATGGATTTACATAGTCCTCTTAAAAAGTTTTTTGGTTTTAATAAATTCAAAGGACTCCAAGAAGAAGTCATAAGAAGTATTGTGAATAACAACAATACGTTTGTAATAATGCCAACAGGTGGTGGCAAATCTTTATGTTACCAATTGCCAGCTTTAATGGCAGAAGGTACAGCAATTGTAGTTTCGCCTTTAATAGCTTTGATGAAAAATCAAGTAGATGCTATTAGAGGAATTTCTGAACACCATGGAGTTGCTCATGTTTTAAACTCCTCTTTAAATAAAACAGATGTTGCCCAAGTAAAAGAAGATATTGCAAGTGGCATTACAAAACTGTTATACGTTGCTCCAGAATCTTTAATTAAAGAAGAATATGTTTCTTTTTTAAGAACTCAAAAAATTTCTTTTGTAGCTATTGATGAAGCGCATTGTATTTCTGAATGGGGTCATGATTTTAGACCAGAATACAGAAACTTAAAACATATTATTAAAGCCATAGATAATGTGCCGATAATATGTTTAACAGCAACTGCAACAGAAAAAGTTCAAGAAGATATTTTAAAAACCTTAGGTATTACAGATGCAAACAGATTTAAAGCTTCTTTTAACAGAGATAATTTATTTTATGAAGTAAGACCTAAAACTGAAGATGTTCAAAAAGATATTATTCGCTTTGTAAAGCAAAGAGAAGGAAAATCTGGAATCATTTATTGTTTAAGCCGTAAAAAAGTAGAGGAAATTGCCCAAGTTTTACAAGTTAATGGTGTAAAAGCAGTTCCATATCATGCAGGTTTAGATGCAAAAACGCGCGTAAAACATCAAGATATGTTTTTGATGGAAGATTGTGATGTTGTGGTTGCAACCATTGCTTTTGGTATGGGAATTGACAAACCAGATGTTCGTTTTGTAATTCATCATGACATTCCTAAAAGTTTAGAAAGTTATTACCAAGAAACAGGTAGAGCTGGTAGAGATGATGGAGAAGGATATTGTTTAGCTTTTTATGCTTATAAAGACATAGAAAAGCTAGAGAAGTTTATGGCTAGCAAGCCAATTGCTGAGCAGGAAATTGGACATGCATTATTACAAGAAGTTGTGGGATATGCAGAAACTTCTATGAACAGACGTAAATATTTATTACATTATTTTGGTGAAGATTTTGATGAAGTAAATGGTCTTGGAGCTGACATGGATGATAATTCTAGAAATCCGAAGAAAAAACATGAAGCGAAAGAAAATGTTGTTTTACTTTTAAAAGTTGTTAGAGATACACTTCAAAAATACAAAGCCAAAGAAATTGTAAATACAATAATTGGTAAAGAAAATGCCTTATTAACATCACACAAAACACATTTACAACCTTATTTTGGTATTGGTAAAGATAAAACTGCTGGGTATTGGATGGCGTTAATTCGTCAAGTTTTGGTGGTAAACTTTATCAGAAAAGAAATAGAACAATATGGGGTTATAAAATTGACTGAAGAAGGGGAGAATTTTATAAAAAATCCTACATCTTTTTTAATGACCGAAGATCATGTTTACAACGAAGAAAACGATCAAGCAATTGTTACCAATGCAAAATCTTCTGGTGGTGTTGCTGATGAAAAATTAGTAAGTTTATTAAAAAACTTGCGTAAAAAAGTAGCCACAAAACAAGGAGTACCACCTTTTGCTGTTTTTCAAGATCCGTCTTTAGATGATATGGCTTTAAAATACCCAATTACTTTACCAGAATTAGCAACTGTGCATGGAGTAGGAGAAGGAAAAGCAAGAAAATTTGGGAAAGATTTTATACAGCTTATTGCCACTTATGTTGATGAAAATGATATTTTAAGACCCGATGACTTAATTGTAAAAAGTACAGGAATAAATTCAGGTTTAAAGTTATCGATAATTCAAAATACAGATAAGAAACTCCCTTTAGAGGATATTGCAAAATCCAAAGGGTTGGAAATGAATGAGTTGATTAAAGAGATGGAAGTTATTATCTTTTCTGGAACCAAATTAAATATCGATTATGCTTTAGATGATTTGTTAGATGAAGAGCAACAAGAAGAAATTCATGAATATTTTATGGAAGCTGAAACAGATGATATTGAAGAAGCTTTAAGCGAATTTGATGGTGATTATGATGAAGATGAATTGCGTTTAATGCGAATTAAATTCTTTAATGAAGTTGGTAATTAA
- a CDS encoding response regulator transcription factor, with amino-acid sequence MITVIMAEDHQMLIDGVKSFFEYNDEINIIGSVNNGDELVKLVSLKQPKLVITDIRMPIMDGIQATKIIKQKLPHINILAMTMFDQPEAIKQMLDAGATGYILKNSGIKMLSKAIVAVANGQTFFDPNVAFNFMNNYIENQVTIGTSNKIILSNREKEILNLIANGKTSKEISETLFIAKTTVDTHRKNIIRKLDLSSGNELVKYAIDMKYKF; translated from the coding sequence ATGATTACAGTGATAATGGCAGAAGATCATCAAATGCTAATTGATGGTGTAAAATCTTTTTTTGAATATAATGATGAAATTAACATTATTGGAAGTGTTAATAATGGAGATGAACTTGTAAAACTAGTCAGTTTAAAACAGCCTAAACTAGTTATTACAGATATTAGAATGCCAATTATGGATGGTATTCAAGCCACTAAGATAATCAAGCAAAAACTACCCCATATTAATATTTTGGCAATGACTATGTTTGATCAACCAGAAGCTATTAAACAAATGTTAGATGCTGGTGCCACAGGCTATATTTTAAAAAATTCAGGTATTAAAATGTTATCAAAAGCCATAGTTGCAGTTGCAAACGGACAAACATTTTTTGACCCAAATGTGGCTTTCAATTTTATGAATAATTATATAGAGAATCAGGTAACTATTGGAACATCTAATAAAATTATTTTATCAAATAGAGAAAAGGAAATTTTAAATTTAATTGCAAACGGAAAAACATCTAAAGAAATTTCTGAGACATTATTTATCGCAAAAACCACTGTAGATACACACCGTAAAAACATTATTCGTAAACTAGACTTATCTTCTGGAAATGAATTGGTTAAATATGCTATAGATATGAAATATAAATTTTAA
- a CDS encoding sensor histidine kinase, with translation MFCSFCYAQNSKLDSAYYYFKKGKQFDFENKHYKAYESYIKSRNFYLKTNNKDSIAKCNINLYYLIKSQNNLNEDAKLYLDDYSKYAEEKSDSLMQLKANNAYAAYFWNQDSISKSSKFYKKSLLLTNREELKQYKASVYLNLAFLYTLQQPDSANYFFKKTVSILDSSDKITMVGFYINYALFLKKQRNFKEALIQLKKAEAIQLDAYQLKYNKIIFENFAHIYKEYGNYKKAFEYFEKFNLAKDSLNNTAQNIAISNLDKKYKNDIEKQELKTKNEKNEKENLQLKIDKEKNRNFLIGALLFILFGGVIALLSHKNSKKKIKLAEKEKELASQKNITFLKEQELSIINAMINGQEKERKRIAEDLHDNLGSVLATLKLHFENLQINREKKKINQEELFNKTEGLIDQAYLKVRSIAHAKNAGVISNQALLMAVQIMAEKISLADKIKIEVIHFGLNERLENSLEITVFRIIQELITNIIKHADAKNATINISLYDKNLNIIIEDDGKGFDINKVDLKNGMGINSIKTRVKHLNGTFSIDATLGKGSSIILDIPV, from the coding sequence ATGTTTTGTAGTTTTTGTTATGCTCAAAACTCAAAACTAGATTCTGCTTACTACTATTTTAAAAAAGGAAAACAATTTGATTTCGAAAATAAACATTACAAAGCTTATGAAAGCTACATTAAATCAAGAAATTTTTATTTAAAAACAAATAACAAGGATAGCATTGCAAAATGTAACATCAATTTATATTACTTAATTAAGTCGCAAAATAATTTAAATGAAGATGCAAAACTATATTTAGATGATTACTCTAAATATGCAGAAGAAAAAAGCGATTCATTAATGCAATTAAAAGCAAATAACGCTTATGCAGCTTACTTTTGGAATCAAGATTCTATAAGTAAATCGAGTAAATTTTATAAGAAATCATTATTATTAACAAACAGAGAAGAACTAAAACAATATAAAGCCTCAGTATATTTAAATTTAGCTTTTTTATATACTTTACAACAACCAGATTCAGCGAATTACTTTTTCAAAAAAACAGTCTCTATTTTAGATTCATCAGATAAAATTACAATGGTTGGTTTTTATATCAATTACGCATTATTTTTAAAAAAACAGCGTAATTTTAAAGAAGCTCTTATTCAACTAAAAAAAGCAGAAGCAATACAATTAGATGCTTATCAATTAAAATACAACAAAATTATTTTCGAAAATTTTGCTCATATTTATAAAGAATATGGAAATTATAAAAAAGCCTTTGAATATTTCGAAAAATTTAATTTAGCAAAAGACAGTCTAAACAATACAGCCCAAAATATTGCAATCTCCAATTTAGATAAAAAATATAAAAATGATATAGAAAAACAAGAACTTAAAACAAAAAACGAAAAAAACGAAAAAGAAAACCTTCAATTAAAAATTGATAAAGAAAAAAACAGAAACTTTTTAATAGGTGCTCTCCTTTTTATTTTATTTGGGGGAGTTATTGCATTGCTAAGCCATAAAAACTCTAAAAAGAAAATAAAACTTGCAGAAAAAGAAAAAGAATTAGCTTCACAAAAAAATATTACTTTTCTTAAAGAACAAGAATTAAGTATTATAAATGCCATGATTAATGGTCAAGAAAAAGAGCGTAAAAGAATTGCAGAAGATTTGCACGACAATTTAGGGTCTGTTTTAGCTACTTTAAAATTACATTTCGAAAATTTACAAATTAACAGAGAAAAAAAGAAAATTAATCAAGAGGAATTATTCAATAAAACTGAAGGTTTAATAGATCAAGCTTATTTAAAGGTAAGAAGTATTGCACATGCTAAAAATGCTGGTGTAATATCTAATCAAGCTTTGTTGATGGCTGTGCAAATAATGGCTGAAAAAATATCTTTAGCAGATAAAATTAAAATTGAAGTAATCCATTTTGGTCTTAATGAGCGTTTAGAAAATAGTTTAGAAATAACCGTTTTTAGGATTATTCAAGAATTAATAACAAATATTATTAAACATGCTGATGCCAAAAATGCGACGATTAATATTTCTCTATATGATAAAAATCTAAATATTATTATTGAAGACGATGGCAAAGGTTTTGATATTAATAAAGTAGATTTAAAAAATGGAATGGGAATTAACTCTATAAAAACAAGAGTAAAACACTTAAATGGTACTTTTAGTATTGATGCAACTCTTGGAAAAGGAAGTTCTATAATTTTAGATATCCCTGTCTAA
- a CDS encoding ZIP family metal transporter, producing the protein MNYILLIIAVLVGSLLVLFTKPSKQIVRLLLAFSGAYLLSVTILHLLPDVYTVTSNSTVIGVFILVGIILQSVLESFSKGAEHGHIHMHSDGKKFPTLLFVSLCLHAFSEGLPIHHADENLLWAIVVHKIPIAIVLTSFLMQTKYDKKIVFSFLFFFGLMSPLGVLLGDKISFFTTYATEITALIIGVFLHISTIILFESTENHKFNLQKFIAIVFGVLLTVLTL; encoded by the coding sequence GTGAATTATATCTTATTAATAATAGCTGTTTTAGTAGGTTCACTACTAGTTTTATTTACAAAACCCAGCAAACAAATTGTTCGTTTACTGTTAGCATTTAGTGGTGCGTATTTATTATCGGTTACAATATTGCATTTATTACCAGATGTTTATACAGTTACAAGCAACAGCACTGTTATTGGGGTTTTTATTCTGGTAGGTATTATTTTACAATCGGTTTTAGAGTCTTTTTCTAAAGGAGCAGAACATGGACATATTCATATGCATTCAGATGGGAAAAAGTTTCCAACCTTATTGTTTGTTAGTTTGTGTTTACATGCTTTTTCTGAAGGATTACCTATTCATCATGCAGATGAAAATTTATTATGGGCTATTGTTGTGCATAAAATTCCGATTGCAATCGTGTTAACATCCTTTTTAATGCAAACAAAATATGATAAAAAAATAGTTTTTAGTTTTCTATTTTTCTTTGGATTAATGAGTCCTTTAGGCGTTTTGCTGGGAGATAAAATTTCGTTTTTCACAACCTACGCAACAGAAATTACGGCTTTAATTATTGGCGTTTTTCTGCACATTTCTACAATTATTCTTTTTGAAAGCACTGAAAATCATAAATTTAACTTACAAAAATTTATTGCTATCGTTTTTGGAGTTTTATTAACTGTTTTAACTTTATAG